From the genome of Psychrilyobacter atlanticus DSM 19335, one region includes:
- the rplJ gene encoding 50S ribosomal protein L10, with translation MATEAKKLVVAELAQKIKDAKTIVLVDYQGINAKDDTEIKKQLRETGSEYLVAKNRLFRIALTEAGVADSFDDLLEGTTAFAFGYEDAVAPAKVVYEFGKGKKDLFNIKGGYSEGKRVEISEIEALATLPSREALLSMVLNGMLGPIRKLAYGVVAIADQKEEA, from the coding sequence ATGGCAACTGAAGCGAAAAAATTAGTAGTAGCAGAATTAGCTCAAAAAATCAAAGACGCTAAAACAATCGTACTTGTAGATTATCAAGGTATCAACGCAAAAGATGATACTGAGATCAAGAAGCAATTAAGAGAAACTGGATCTGAATACTTAGTAGCTAAGAATAGATTATTCAGAATAGCTTTAACTGAAGCAGGTGTAGCAGACTCATTTGACGATCTTTTAGAAGGAACTACAGCATTTGCGTTTGGATATGAAGATGCAGTAGCACCAGCTAAAGTGGTTTACGAATTTGGTAAAGGGAAAAAAGATTTATTTAACATCAAAGGTGGTTACTCTGAAGGGAAAAGAGTTGAGATTTCTGAAATAGAAGCATTAGCAACTTTACCATCAAGAGAAGCATTATTATCTATGGTATTAAATGGAATGTTAGGACCAATCAGAAAGTTAGCATACGGTGTCGTAGCTATCGCTGATCAAAAAGAAGAGGCGTAA
- the rplL gene encoding 50S ribosomal protein L7/L12, with the protein MAFNQETFIADLEAMTVLELKEVVEALENHFGVTAAAPVAVAGAGAEAAEEKTEFDVIIKSAGAKKIAVIKELRAITGLGLKEAKAMAEEAGAKVKEGVSKDEATEVAAKLEAAGAEVEVK; encoded by the coding sequence ATGGCATTTAACCAAGAAACTTTCATCGCTGATTTAGAAGCAATGACTGTATTAGAATTAAAAGAAGTAGTTGAAGCATTAGAAAATCACTTTGGAGTAACAGCAGCAGCACCAGTAGCAGTAGCAGGAGCAGGGGCAGAAGCAGCAGAAGAAAAAACTGAATTTGACGTAATCATCAAATCAGCAGGAGCTAAGAAAATAGCTGTAATCAAAGAATTAAGAGCTATCACTGGATTAGGTCTTAAAGAAGCAAAAGCAATGGCTGAAGAAGCTGGAGCAAAAGTTAAAGAAGGAGTTTCTAAAGACGAAGCAACTGAAGTTGCAGCTAAATTAGAAGCAGCTGGAGCAGAAGTAGAAGTTAAGTAA
- the leuS gene encoding leucine--tRNA ligase: protein MREYMFNEIEKNLQKTWDGKKIFETKNKVEGKENYYVLEMLPFPSGKLHMGHVRNYTIGDVIARYKTMKGYNVLHPMGWDSFGLPAENAAIQNGAHPAEWTVKNIEYMKDQLKMLGLSYDWDREIASYKPDYYKWNQWIFKKMYENDLVYRKKSTVNWCPKCDTVLANEQVEDGKCWRHGDTDVIQKDLTQWFFKITKYADELLKGHQEIKEGWPEKVITMQKNWIGKSFGTEISFDLEGTEEKLPMFTTRIDTLYGVTYCVIAPEHPMVAEILAEKPEIKDAVEAMKNEDMIARTAEGKEKNGVFTGRYLINPINGEKVELWIADYVLMNYGTGAVMAVPAHDERDFAFAKKYDLPMKVVINPIEKKTKEEIKIDVKEMKDAFIGKGIMTNSDKFDGMSSKEALTKVAEHVEELGFGERTVKYRLKDWGVSRQRYWGTPIPAIYCDKCGIVMESDENLPVKLPMDIEFSGNGNPLETSEEFKNATCPTCGGAAKRETDTMDTFVDSSWYYLRYCDPKNTDLPIDKNIADSWSPVDQYIGGVEHAVMHLLYSRFFHKVLRDMGLLSTDEPFKRLLTQGMVLGPSYYEKSTGTYLFPNETEIKDEKTYSKATGEELVVKVEKMSKSKNNGVDPLHIITEYGADAARLFTMFAAPPEKELEWNENGLAGSSRFLNRVWRMVVENKGYFETGSIDLEKVSKADKNVIMKLHQTIKKITASIEDNYHFNTSIAANMELINELQDFKANILDNGETTSESKKVFTETVRTMIIMLSPFAPHITDELWVELGETGHLFEMAWPTHIEELTISDDVQIGVQVNGKLRATLDVSRTITKEELEALALAAPNVIKFTEGKTIVKKIVVPGRIVNIVVK, encoded by the coding sequence ATGAGAGAATATATGTTTAATGAGATTGAAAAGAACTTGCAAAAAACATGGGACGGGAAAAAAATATTTGAAACAAAGAATAAAGTTGAAGGAAAAGAAAATTATTATGTGTTAGAGATGTTGCCGTTCCCATCAGGGAAACTGCATATGGGACATGTAAGAAATTATACTATAGGTGATGTAATCGCTAGATATAAAACAATGAAAGGTTATAATGTCCTTCACCCAATGGGATGGGATTCATTTGGGTTGCCTGCAGAAAATGCAGCTATTCAAAATGGTGCACATCCAGCTGAATGGACAGTAAAAAATATAGAATATATGAAGGACCAGTTAAAAATGTTAGGACTTTCATATGACTGGGATAGGGAGATAGCTTCTTATAAGCCGGATTATTATAAATGGAATCAATGGATCTTTAAAAAGATGTATGAAAATGATTTAGTATATAGAAAAAAATCTACAGTTAACTGGTGTCCAAAATGTGATACAGTATTAGCCAATGAACAAGTAGAAGATGGTAAGTGCTGGAGACATGGAGATACAGATGTAATTCAAAAAGATTTAACACAGTGGTTCTTTAAGATAACTAAATATGCAGATGAATTATTAAAGGGACACCAAGAGATAAAAGAAGGATGGCCGGAAAAAGTAATTACTATGCAGAAAAACTGGATAGGTAAATCTTTTGGTACTGAAATATCTTTTGATTTAGAAGGAACTGAGGAAAAATTACCGATGTTTACTACTAGGATAGATACTTTATATGGTGTAACATATTGTGTAATAGCTCCAGAACATCCAATGGTAGCAGAGATATTGGCTGAAAAACCTGAGATCAAAGATGCAGTAGAAGCTATGAAAAATGAAGATATGATAGCTAGAACTGCCGAGGGTAAGGAAAAAAATGGAGTGTTTACAGGAAGATACTTGATCAACCCAATAAATGGTGAGAAAGTAGAACTTTGGATAGCTGATTATGTACTTATGAACTATGGAACAGGAGCTGTTATGGCTGTACCGGCTCATGATGAGAGGGATTTCGCTTTTGCAAAGAAATATGACCTTCCTATGAAAGTAGTTATAAATCCTATAGAAAAGAAAACTAAAGAAGAGATAAAAATAGATGTAAAAGAGATGAAAGATGCATTTATTGGAAAAGGGATAATGACAAATTCTGATAAGTTTGATGGTATGTCTTCTAAAGAAGCACTAACTAAAGTAGCAGAACATGTAGAAGAGCTAGGATTTGGAGAAAGAACAGTAAAATATAGATTAAAAGATTGGGGAGTGTCTAGACAAAGATATTGGGGAACTCCTATTCCAGCTATATACTGCGATAAATGTGGAATAGTAATGGAATCAGATGAGAATTTGCCTGTTAAATTGCCTATGGATATTGAATTCTCAGGAAATGGAAATCCATTGGAAACGTCAGAAGAATTTAAAAATGCAACTTGTCCAACGTGTGGAGGAGCTGCTAAGAGAGAGACAGACACAATGGATACCTTTGTAGATTCATCTTGGTATTACTTGAGATACTGTGATCCAAAAAATACAGATCTACCAATCGATAAAAATATAGCTGACAGCTGGTCTCCTGTAGATCAATATATTGGAGGAGTAGAACATGCTGTAATGCATCTATTATACTCTAGGTTCTTCCATAAAGTTCTTAGAGATATGGGATTACTATCTACAGATGAGCCTTTTAAGAGGTTGTTAACTCAAGGAATGGTATTGGGACCGTCATATTATGAGAAGAGTACAGGAACATATCTATTCCCAAATGAAACTGAGATAAAGGATGAAAAAACATATTCGAAAGCTACAGGTGAAGAGTTAGTTGTCAAGGTAGAAAAGATGTCTAAATCTAAAAATAATGGGGTAGATCCATTACATATAATTACTGAATATGGCGCAGATGCTGCCAGATTATTTACAATGTTTGCTGCACCACCGGAAAAAGAATTAGAATGGAATGAAAATGGATTAGCTGGATCATCTAGATTCTTAAACAGAGTTTGGAGAATGGTTGTTGAAAATAAAGGATATTTTGAAACGGGAAGTATAGATTTAGAGAAGGTTTCTAAAGCGGATAAAAATGTGATTATGAAGTTACACCAGACAATCAAAAAAATAACTGCATCTATCGAGGATAACTATCACTTCAATACCTCTATTGCAGCTAACATGGAACTTATAAATGAGTTACAAGATTTTAAAGCAAATATATTAGATAATGGAGAAACAACTAGTGAATCTAAAAAGGTATTTACAGAAACTGTAAGAACTATGATAATAATGTTGTCGCCATTTGCTCCTCATATTACCGATGAATTATGGGTAGAATTGGGAGAAACAGGTCACTTATTCGAGATGGCTTGGCCTACTCATATAGAAGAGTTGACTATTTCTGATGATGTGCAGATCGGTGTGCAGGTAAATGGTAAGTTAAGAGCAACTTTAGATGTTTCTAGAACTATTACAAAGGAAGAGTTAGAAGCTTTAGCTTTAGCGGCTCCTAACGTGATTAAGTTTACAGAAGGAAAAACTATAGTCAAGAAGATAGTTGTTCCAGGAAGAATAGTAAATATAGTAGTAAAATAA
- the rlmB gene encoding 23S rRNA (guanosine(2251)-2'-O)-methyltransferase RlmB: MEKIIGINAVNEAIESNVNIEYIEIFTGVRPEQVAKLKTKASKKNIIVKASKKKIENSQGVVAYISDYDYYITFKEFLESAVKEEKSTVLILDGVQDPRNFGALIRSAEIFGVKGIIIPERNSVKINETVVKTSTGAIEHVSIIKVKNIAETIDQLKKYDFWIYGAEGSAKKYYHEENYPAKTALVLGSEGFGIRKKVREHCDILIKIPMKGKINSLNVSVAGGILLSEISKNR; encoded by the coding sequence ATGGAAAAGATAATAGGGATCAACGCTGTAAATGAAGCGATAGAATCTAATGTAAATATTGAATATATAGAAATATTTACAGGAGTTAGACCTGAGCAGGTAGCTAAGCTGAAAACCAAAGCCAGCAAGAAAAATATAATCGTCAAAGCAAGTAAGAAAAAGATTGAAAATTCTCAGGGAGTAGTAGCTTATATAAGTGACTATGATTACTATATAACTTTTAAAGAGTTTTTAGAAAGTGCTGTGAAGGAAGAAAAATCAACTGTGCTTATCTTAGATGGAGTACAGGATCCTAGAAATTTTGGTGCCCTTATTAGGAGTGCAGAGATTTTTGGTGTAAAGGGAATAATAATCCCAGAAAGAAATTCGGTAAAGATAAATGAGACTGTAGTAAAAACATCTACAGGAGCTATTGAGCACGTTAGCATCATTAAGGTGAAAAATATAGCTGAAACAATCGATCAGTTAAAAAAATATGATTTCTGGATCTATGGTGCAGAAGGAAGTGCAAAAAAATATTATCATGAGGAAAACTATCCTGCTAAAACAGCCTTAGTTTTAGGTAGTGAAGGATTTGGTATAAGGAAGAAAGTAAGAGAGCATTGCGATATTTTAATAAAAATACCTATGAAAGGTAAGATAAACTCATTGAATGTGTCGGTTGCAGGTGGAATTCTACTATCGGAGATATCAAAAAATCGATAA
- the secE gene encoding preprotein translocase subunit SecE yields the protein MLQNVKTEYKKVVWPNKDETVKSTLLVAAMSVAVSIYVGAFDVIASRILRMIGTFFGG from the coding sequence TTGTTACAGAACGTTAAGACTGAATATAAGAAAGTTGTATGGCCTAACAAAGATGAAACTGTTAAGTCAACATTACTTGTTGCAGCTATGAGTGTCGCGGTGAGTATCTATGTAGGTGCTTTTGACGTGATAGCTTCGAGGATACTTAGGATGATAGGTACCTTTTTTGGAGGGTAA
- the rplA gene encoding 50S ribosomal protein L1, with translation MANKKAKKYVEAAKLVETGKLYEVKDALELVAKTKTANFVETVEVALRLGVDPRHADQQVRGTVVLPHGSGKVTKVLVITQGENMQKALDAGADYAGAEEYIEQIQKGWFDFDVVIATPDMMPKLGKLGRTLGTKGLMPNPKSGTVTTNVEQAVSEFKRGKLAFRVDKLGSIHVGIGKVDFTDEQIEDNFRAFMAEINRLKPSAAKGQYLRTVALSLTMGPGIKIDPILVSKYLEA, from the coding sequence ATGGCAAATAAGAAAGCTAAGAAATACGTAGAAGCTGCTAAATTAGTAGAGACTGGTAAATTATATGAAGTTAAAGATGCATTAGAATTAGTTGCAAAAACTAAAACTGCAAACTTCGTAGAAACTGTTGAAGTTGCATTAAGATTAGGAGTAGATCCTAGACATGCTGACCAACAAGTAAGAGGAACTGTAGTATTACCTCATGGTTCTGGTAAAGTAACTAAAGTATTAGTAATCACTCAAGGTGAAAACATGCAAAAAGCATTAGATGCAGGAGCAGACTATGCAGGAGCAGAAGAATATATCGAGCAAATCCAAAAAGGTTGGTTTGATTTTGATGTAGTAATCGCTACACCAGACATGATGCCTAAGTTAGGAAAATTAGGTAGAACTTTAGGAACTAAAGGTTTAATGCCTAATCCTAAATCAGGAACTGTAACTACTAACGTAGAGCAAGCAGTATCTGAATTCAAAAGAGGAAAACTTGCATTCAGAGTAGACAAATTAGGATCTATTCATGTAGGAATTGGAAAAGTAGATTTCACAGATGAGCAAATTGAAGATAACTTCAGAGCGTTCATGGCAGAAATCAACAGATTAAAGCCATCAGCAGCGAAAGGTCAATACCTTAGAACTGTAGCTTTATCATTAACTATGGGACCTGGAATCAAAATTGATCCTATCCTAGTTTCTAAGTACTTAGAAGCTTAA
- a CDS encoding outer membrane beta-barrel protein, whose product MKRILVVLIFTVMSLNALALDIWVKGGVIQGTGSKQMEDPGYNAGLELSQGFLGFVDLGAGVAYNGNLKYENASVQENIGYDLAPVYVFAKFNIIPVAVKPYVVARLGKNFVVNDSTDYHGKSEADGGAYGAVGVGIEFLDSFQGELLYSISEVKNNPSGKDNVEMVSLTLGYNFW is encoded by the coding sequence ATGAAGAGAATTTTAGTTGTGTTGATATTTACCGTAATGTCATTAAATGCTTTGGCTTTAGACATATGGGTAAAAGGTGGGGTTATTCAAGGTACAGGAAGTAAACAGATGGAAGACCCGGGATATAATGCTGGGTTGGAACTTAGTCAAGGGTTCTTAGGTTTTGTAGACCTGGGAGCAGGTGTGGCTTATAATGGGAACTTAAAATATGAGAATGCCTCAGTGCAGGAAAACATTGGATATGACTTGGCTCCTGTATATGTTTTTGCAAAATTTAATATCATACCAGTAGCTGTGAAACCTTATGTAGTGGCTAGACTGGGAAAGAACTTTGTGGTAAATGACAGTACAGATTACCATGGAAAGTCTGAAGCTGATGGAGGCGCCTATGGAGCTGTAGGAGTAGGAATAGAGTTCTTGGATTCTTTCCAAGGAGAACTTCTTTACTCGATCTCTGAAGTGAAAAATAATCCCAGTGGAAAAGATAATGTAGAGATGGTATCGTTGACTTTAGGGTATAATTTCTGGTAA
- the rpmG gene encoding 50S ribosomal protein L33, whose protein sequence is MRVNILMECTECKRRNYSTSKNKKNTDGRIELKKYCKWDKKVTMHKETKK, encoded by the coding sequence ATGAGAGTAAACATTTTAATGGAATGTACAGAATGTAAGAGAAGAAACTACAGTACTTCTAAAAACAAAAAAAACACGGATGGTAGAATTGAATTAAAAAAATACTGTAAGTGGGACAAAAAAGTAACTATGCATAAAGAAACTAAGAAGTAA
- a CDS encoding sigma-70 family RNA polymerase sigma factor yields MGERARFEVTEEILEEAKSGNEEAVGMVVENYKGFVMMNAKNYFLLGAERDDLIQEGMIGLLKAIRAYDTEKAASFKTFATICVKRQIITAIKKANSNKNKALNTSIGIENENKETNREIEYFRGLKSYQSYNPEELALSKEQMNGLKTYLERKLSPLETSVFRYMVKGYPYKEIAEKMGEKVKAVDNAIQRIKRKSELWLDTYKGLS; encoded by the coding sequence TTGGGAGAGAGAGCGAGATTTGAAGTTACTGAAGAAATATTAGAGGAAGCAAAAAGTGGAAATGAGGAAGCTGTAGGGATGGTAGTGGAAAACTATAAAGGTTTTGTTATGATGAATGCCAAGAACTATTTTTTACTGGGTGCTGAAAGAGACGATCTTATTCAAGAAGGAATGATTGGACTATTAAAAGCTATTAGAGCGTATGATACGGAGAAGGCTGCGTCATTTAAAACTTTTGCCACGATTTGTGTAAAAAGGCAGATAATTACGGCTATAAAAAAAGCTAACTCCAACAAAAATAAAGCATTGAATACATCTATTGGTATAGAAAATGAAAATAAAGAAACCAATAGAGAGATAGAATATTTTAGGGGATTAAAATCTTATCAATCGTATAATCCAGAAGAGTTGGCTCTATCTAAAGAGCAGATGAATGGGTTGAAAACTTATTTAGAAAGAAAATTGAGTCCGTTAGAAACATCTGTTTTTAGATATATGGTAAAAGGATATCCGTATAAAGAGATTGCGGAAAAAATGGGTGAAAAGGTAAAGGCAGTTGATAATGCCATCCAAAGGATAAAAAGAAAAAGTGAGTTATGGCTGGATACATATAAAGGATTAAGTTAG
- the rplK gene encoding 50S ribosomal protein L11 encodes MAKDVIGLIKLQLQAGKANPAPPVGPALGQHGVNIMEFCKAFNSKTQDKAGFIIPVEIKVYSDRSFTFVLKTPPASDLLKKAAGIKSAAGNSKTEVAGTVTSAQVQEIAETKMADLNAGSLEAAMSIIAGSARSMGIKIEG; translated from the coding sequence ATGGCAAAAGACGTAATCGGATTAATTAAATTACAATTACAAGCAGGGAAAGCAAACCCAGCACCACCAGTTGGACCGGCATTAGGTCAACATGGTGTAAACATTATGGAATTCTGTAAAGCATTCAACTCAAAAACTCAAGATAAGGCTGGATTCATAATACCAGTGGAGATCAAAGTTTATTCTGATAGATCTTTCACATTCGTATTAAAAACTCCACCTGCATCAGACTTATTAAAGAAAGCAGCTGGAATCAAATCAGCAGCTGGAAATTCAAAGACTGAAGTTGCTGGAACAGTAACTAGTGCACAAGTTCAAGAGATTGCTGAAACTAAAATGGCAGACTTAAACGCTGGATCATTAGAAGCAGCTATGAGTATCATTGCAGGATCTGCAAGATCAATGGGAATCAAAATAGAAGGTTAA
- the murA gene encoding UDP-N-acetylglucosamine 1-carboxyvinyltransferase — protein sequence MIGAFKIKGGNPLSGTLEVSGAKNAALPIITATIIEKGTHILHNVPNLRDIGTLMKLLESLGLETEKIGSNSYKIVNNGLTNLEAEYDLVKKMRASFLVMGPMLAHANNAKVSLPGGCAIGSRPVDLHLKGFEGLGAEIEITHGYVEAKTEKLVGGHIVLDFPSVGATENIIMAAVKAEGTTTLENVAREPEIDDLCNYLVAMGAKIEGIGTGKLIIVGVEKLTPVEYSIMPDRIEAGTYMVLSVLFDGKIKVKGAIKEHLGSFVAKLEEMGVKVIFDGDLVTIDAKMKDLKPVIIKTAPHPGFATDLQAQFMTLLALISGSSEIKETIFENRFMQVPELNRMGADIHIDSNVSIIKGVEEFSSAEVMASDLRAGAALIMAALKAKGETIVTRIYHVDRGYEEIEKKLKKIGADIERIKVEM from the coding sequence ATGATAGGAGCTTTTAAAATAAAGGGTGGAAACCCACTCAGTGGAACACTAGAAGTAAGCGGAGCAAAAAATGCAGCACTGCCGATAATAACAGCGACGATAATAGAAAAAGGGACTCACATCTTACATAATGTACCAAACTTAAGAGATATTGGGACTTTGATGAAATTATTAGAGAGTCTAGGATTAGAAACTGAAAAGATTGGAAGTAATAGTTATAAAATTGTAAATAATGGATTAACTAATTTAGAGGCTGAATATGATCTAGTAAAAAAGATGAGGGCATCATTTTTAGTTATGGGACCTATGTTAGCCCATGCAAATAATGCTAAAGTATCTCTTCCAGGAGGATGTGCAATTGGTTCTAGACCTGTAGATTTACATCTAAAAGGATTTGAAGGTTTGGGTGCTGAAATTGAAATTACCCATGGATATGTAGAAGCTAAAACTGAAAAATTAGTTGGTGGACACATTGTTTTAGATTTCCCAAGTGTAGGAGCTACTGAAAATATTATAATGGCTGCTGTAAAAGCAGAGGGTACAACCACTTTAGAGAATGTAGCCAGAGAACCTGAGATAGATGACCTATGCAACTACTTGGTTGCTATGGGAGCAAAGATCGAAGGAATTGGTACAGGAAAACTTATAATAGTTGGTGTAGAAAAATTAACTCCAGTAGAATACTCTATCATGCCAGATAGGATAGAGGCTGGAACTTATATGGTTCTTTCAGTTTTATTTGATGGAAAAATCAAAGTTAAAGGAGCTATTAAGGAACATTTAGGAAGTTTTGTTGCGAAACTTGAAGAGATGGGAGTAAAGGTTATCTTTGACGGCGACCTGGTTACGATAGATGCCAAGATGAAGGATTTAAAACCTGTAATTATAAAAACAGCTCCTCATCCAGGGTTTGCTACCGATCTACAGGCTCAATTTATGACGTTGTTAGCATTAATTTCAGGATCTAGTGAGATAAAGGAAACTATATTTGAAAATAGATTTATGCAGGTTCCGGAATTAAACAGGATGGGAGCAGATATCCATATAGATAGTAATGTTTCTATAATAAAAGGCGTAGAGGAATTCAGTAGTGCGGAAGTAATGGCTAGTGACTTGAGAGCAGGAGCAGCACTTATAATGGCAGCATTAAAAGCTAAAGGTGAAACTATAGTAACAAGAATATACCATGTAGATAGAGGGTATGAAGAGATAGAGAAAAAATTAAAAAAGATAGGTGCAGATATAGAAAGGATTAAGGTGGAGATGTAA
- the nusG gene encoding transcription termination/antitermination protein NusG, translating into MERTIEKKWYMIHTYSSYEKKVKADLEKRIQTLELTDKVFRIVVPEEEIKEVKNGKEKIVFRKLFPGYVMIEMEAVREETNDGIWYSVDSDAWYVIRNTNGVTGFVGIGSDPIPMEDEEVVTILRFLGEEGEEKPEPKEEIILDFEIGDMVELLEGGFVGSVGEVNSIDLEHGKVKIMIDMFGRMTPVEIGVNEVKKVMS; encoded by the coding sequence ATGGAAAGAACAATAGAAAAAAAGTGGTATATGATTCATACATATTCCAGTTATGAAAAAAAAGTGAAAGCTGACTTAGAAAAAAGAATTCAAACACTTGAATTAACAGATAAAGTTTTTAGAATTGTAGTACCTGAAGAAGAAATAAAAGAAGTTAAGAACGGTAAAGAAAAAATCGTTTTTAGAAAATTATTTCCAGGTTACGTAATGATAGAAATGGAAGCAGTTAGAGAAGAGACAAATGACGGTATCTGGTATAGTGTTGACTCTGATGCATGGTATGTAATCAGAAACACTAACGGTGTTACAGGATTTGTTGGTATTGGATCTGATCCTATCCCTATGGAAGACGAGGAAGTAGTAACTATCCTTAGATTCTTAGGAGAAGAAGGAGAAGAAAAACCTGAACCAAAGGAAGAGATCATATTGGATTTCGAAATTGGGGATATGGTAGAACTGCTTGAGGGCGGTTTTGTTGGAAGTGTTGGAGAAGTTAATAGTATTGACTTGGAACACGGAAAAGTAAAAATAATGATAGATATGTTTGGTAGAATGACTCCTGTAGAGATTGGGGTTAATGAAGTTAAGAAAGTAATGTCTTAA